One Herpetosiphonaceae bacterium genomic window carries:
- a CDS encoding ABC transporter permease produces the protein MVRLIARKLALIVVLVPLLNAFGFFYAHSFGPRQFVNSFGRLVEREAAPPFFSSYGEYLRRALAGNFGAIDKSPIPAYIATPLKNSLILVGLALALIVVLGPLLGMLAIRRDTRRIAPRAQLVLTIGSALPGFFLGSVLIAAILYGSRYLYWGRGTFIPIQGFGLDAHLIIPTITLAVRPVLYVAYITAGLLEHELQQDYARVALGKGLSWPALLWRHALPNIVAPVMVAMGQSLRFLVSGLILVEALFDWRGVGRMFMHTIALSNRLSATHIFLNPELLAFIFVLFGALLLLADFVASIVAHAVDPRLRETEQHPALA, from the coding sequence GTGGTCCGCCTGATCGCCCGCAAGCTGGCGCTGATCGTCGTGCTCGTGCCGCTGCTCAACGCCTTTGGCTTCTTCTACGCCCACAGCTTCGGCCCGCGCCAATTCGTCAACTCCTTTGGGCGGCTGGTCGAGCGGGAGGCTGCGCCGCCCTTCTTTTCGTCGTACGGCGAGTATCTCAGGCGGGCGCTCGCGGGCAACTTCGGCGCGATCGATAAGTCGCCTATTCCGGCCTACATCGCCACGCCGCTCAAGAATAGCCTGATCTTGGTCGGGCTGGCGCTGGCGCTGATCGTGGTGCTGGGGCCGCTGCTGGGCATGCTGGCGATCCGCCGCGACACCAGGCGGATCGCGCCACGGGCGCAGCTTGTGCTGACGATCGGCTCGGCGCTGCCGGGCTTCTTCCTGGGCAGCGTGCTGATCGCGGCGATCCTGTACGGCTCGCGCTACCTCTACTGGGGCCGTGGCACGTTCATTCCGATCCAGGGCTTTGGCCTGGACGCGCATCTGATCATCCCGACGATCACGCTGGCCGTGCGGCCTGTGCTCTACGTCGCGTATATCACGGCGGGATTGCTAGAGCACGAGCTCCAGCAGGATTACGCCCGCGTGGCGCTGGGCAAGGGCCTGAGCTGGCCCGCGCTGCTCTGGCGTCATGCGCTGCCCAACATCGTCGCGCCGGTGATGGTCGCGATGGGCCAATCGCTGCGCTTCCTGGTGAGCGGGCTGATCCTGGTCGAGGCGCTCTTCGACTGGCGCGGCGTTGGGCGGATGTTCATGCACACGATCGCGCTTAGCAATCGTCTGTCCGCAACACACATCTTTTTGAACCCTGAGCTGCTGGCGTTTATCTTTGTGCTCTTTGGCGCGCTGCTGCTGCTGGCCGATTTCGTGGCAAGCATCGTA